One Hippoglossus hippoglossus isolate fHipHip1 chromosome 5, fHipHip1.pri, whole genome shotgun sequence genomic window carries:
- the mdm4 gene encoding protein Mdm4 isoform X2 — translation MSSLSAQLPASSASCRSLPGEGNQVQPKPPLLQILRVAGAQEEVFTLKEVMHYLGQYIMGRQLYDKQRQHIVHCQDDPLGELLEVDSFSVKNPSPVYEMLKKYLVVLGSSDAAENLSVGRECVEGGVEDRGQICGGVVKAGLEACRDMPLLQTPSQRRPREPDDDSLEGLPRSACKRPKLDVTLDDWDLSGLPWWFLGNLRSNYSRRSNGSTDIHTNQEEDTAIVSDTTDDLWFLTEGGSEQVSVEMKEAVLEEGSGGEGEAPPEDDDGGGKEEKADGEMQEEPDEDSQCLSDDTDTEISTQDAWQCSECRKYNTPLQRYCVRCWALRKNWYKDVPRLAHSLSVPDIPACSSLTTHDDDDDSDTGIDVPDCSRTVSDPVILPSHSTVDRPLPTMVMGKGKGPLPSGFHKDELLSGGESQENLGMEVEEVRPEALLEPCKLCRVRPRNGNIIHGRTAHLLTCFPCARRLHKFQAPCPGCGQIIQKVIKIFIL, via the exons ATGAGCTCCCTATCAGCCCAGCTTCCGGCTTCAAGCGCATCATGCAGGAGTCTACCAGGAGAGGGAAATCAG GTGCAACCAAAacctcctctcctgcagatTCTGCGTGTTGCCGGAGCCCAGGAGGAAGTCTTCACTCTCAAAGAG GTGATGCACTACCTGGGTCAGTACATCATGGGGAGGCAACTGTACGACAAACAGAGGCAGCACATAGTCCACTGCCAGGATGACCCGTTGGGAGAGCTGCTGGAAGTGGACAGCTTCTCTGTGAAAAACCcgag CCCGGTGTATGAAATGCTCAAGAAATACTTGGTAGTGCTTGGTTCTTCTG ACGCTGCAGAGAATCTTTCTGTGGGCCGTGAGTGTGTAGAGGGCGGAGTGGAAGATCGCGGTCAG ATTTGTGGAGGTGTGGTTAAGGCAGGACTGGAGGCTTGCCGTGATATGCCTCTCCTGCAGACCCCCTCCCAGAGACGGCCGCGCGAGCCAGACGATG ACTCCCTTGAAGGCTTGCCACGGTCAGCCTGCAAACGCCCCAAACTGGATGTTACTCTGGACGACTGGGATCTCTCTGGCCTGCCCTGGTGGTTTCTTGGTAATCTTCGTAGTAACTACAGCCGTAGGAGCAATGGCTCCACTGACATCCACACAAACCAA GAGGAAGACACAGCCATCGTGTCGGACACCACAGACGACCTCTGGTTCCTGACCGAGGGCGGAAGTGAACAGGTGAGCGTGGAGATGAAAGAGGCTGTGCTGGAGGAAGggagtggaggagaaggggaggcCCCACCCGAggatgatgatggaggagggaaagaggagaaggcGGATGGAGAG ATGCAGGAGGAGCCAGATGAAGACTCCCAGTGTTTGAGtgatgacacagacacagagatttcCACCCAG GATGCTTGGCAGTGCTCTGAGTGCAGGAAGTACAACACACCTCTACAGAGGTACTGTGTTCGCTGCTGGGCCCTGCGTAAGAACTGGTACAAAGATGTCCCTCGACTTGCCCATTCCCTCTCTGTCCCCGACATCCCAGCATGCAGCTCCCTCACCACccacgatgatgatgatgacagcgACACAGGCATTGATGTCCCAGACTGCAGCAGGACAGTGTCTGACCCCGTCATTCTGCCCTCTCACTCCACAGTGGATCGGCCACTGCCCACTATGGTAATGGGGAAAGGCAAGGGGCCTCTGCCTTCTGGCTTCCACAAGGATGAGCTGCTGTCAGGAGGGGAGAGTCAGGAAAACCTGGgcatggaggtggaggaggtcaggCCTGAAGCACTGTTGGAGCCGTGCAAGCTCTGTCGAGTGCGACCACGCAATGGAAATATTATTCACGGACGTACGGCTCACCTGCTAACCTGCTTCCCGTGTGCAAGGAGGCTACATAAGTTCCAGGCTCCTTGTCCCGGCTGTGGACAGATCATTCAAAAAGTTATTAAGATATTCATCctctaa
- the mdm4 gene encoding protein Mdm4 isoform X1 translates to MSSLSAQLPASSASCRSLPGEGNQVQPKPPLLQILRVAGAQEEVFTLKEVMHYLGQYIMGRQLYDKQRQHIVHCQDDPLGELLEVDSFSVKNPSPVYEMLKKYLVVLGSSDAAENLSVGRECVEGGVEDRGQICGGVVKAGLEACRDMPLLQTPSQRRPREPDDDSLEGLPRSACKRPKLDVTLDDWDLSGLPWWFLGNLRSNYSRRSNGSTDIHTNQLSPAQEEDTAIVSDTTDDLWFLTEGGSEQVSVEMKEAVLEEGSGGEGEAPPEDDDGGGKEEKADGEMQEEPDEDSQCLSDDTDTEISTQDAWQCSECRKYNTPLQRYCVRCWALRKNWYKDVPRLAHSLSVPDIPACSSLTTHDDDDDSDTGIDVPDCSRTVSDPVILPSHSTVDRPLPTMVMGKGKGPLPSGFHKDELLSGGESQENLGMEVEEVRPEALLEPCKLCRVRPRNGNIIHGRTAHLLTCFPCARRLHKFQAPCPGCGQIIQKVIKIFIL, encoded by the exons ATGAGCTCCCTATCAGCCCAGCTTCCGGCTTCAAGCGCATCATGCAGGAGTCTACCAGGAGAGGGAAATCAG GTGCAACCAAAacctcctctcctgcagatTCTGCGTGTTGCCGGAGCCCAGGAGGAAGTCTTCACTCTCAAAGAG GTGATGCACTACCTGGGTCAGTACATCATGGGGAGGCAACTGTACGACAAACAGAGGCAGCACATAGTCCACTGCCAGGATGACCCGTTGGGAGAGCTGCTGGAAGTGGACAGCTTCTCTGTGAAAAACCcgag CCCGGTGTATGAAATGCTCAAGAAATACTTGGTAGTGCTTGGTTCTTCTG ACGCTGCAGAGAATCTTTCTGTGGGCCGTGAGTGTGTAGAGGGCGGAGTGGAAGATCGCGGTCAG ATTTGTGGAGGTGTGGTTAAGGCAGGACTGGAGGCTTGCCGTGATATGCCTCTCCTGCAGACCCCCTCCCAGAGACGGCCGCGCGAGCCAGACGATG ACTCCCTTGAAGGCTTGCCACGGTCAGCCTGCAAACGCCCCAAACTGGATGTTACTCTGGACGACTGGGATCTCTCTGGCCTGCCCTGGTGGTTTCTTGGTAATCTTCGTAGTAACTACAGCCGTAGGAGCAATGGCTCCACTGACATCCACACAAACCAA CTGTCTCCTGCACAGGAGGAAGACACAGCCATCGTGTCGGACACCACAGACGACCTCTGGTTCCTGACCGAGGGCGGAAGTGAACAGGTGAGCGTGGAGATGAAAGAGGCTGTGCTGGAGGAAGggagtggaggagaaggggaggcCCCACCCGAggatgatgatggaggagggaaagaggagaaggcGGATGGAGAG ATGCAGGAGGAGCCAGATGAAGACTCCCAGTGTTTGAGtgatgacacagacacagagatttcCACCCAG GATGCTTGGCAGTGCTCTGAGTGCAGGAAGTACAACACACCTCTACAGAGGTACTGTGTTCGCTGCTGGGCCCTGCGTAAGAACTGGTACAAAGATGTCCCTCGACTTGCCCATTCCCTCTCTGTCCCCGACATCCCAGCATGCAGCTCCCTCACCACccacgatgatgatgatgacagcgACACAGGCATTGATGTCCCAGACTGCAGCAGGACAGTGTCTGACCCCGTCATTCTGCCCTCTCACTCCACAGTGGATCGGCCACTGCCCACTATGGTAATGGGGAAAGGCAAGGGGCCTCTGCCTTCTGGCTTCCACAAGGATGAGCTGCTGTCAGGAGGGGAGAGTCAGGAAAACCTGGgcatggaggtggaggaggtcaggCCTGAAGCACTGTTGGAGCCGTGCAAGCTCTGTCGAGTGCGACCACGCAATGGAAATATTATTCACGGACGTACGGCTCACCTGCTAACCTGCTTCCCGTGTGCAAGGAGGCTACATAAGTTCCAGGCTCCTTGTCCCGGCTGTGGACAGATCATTCAAAAAGTTATTAAGATATTCATCctctaa